The following proteins are encoded in a genomic region of Thioclava nitratireducens:
- a CDS encoding iron-sulfur cluster assembly scaffold protein codes for MSDTDLIKLYSQRILALAADMPGTDPLPEPDVTMRKRAPLCGSTVEVALTCADGRVTGYSQTVHACALGQASAAIFGAQVVGRTRDEIAKLRDQLAEMLKGGPVPDAPFGDYEVLQAARDYPNRHGSILLAPEATLEALEQC; via the coding sequence ATGAGCGACACCGATCTGATCAAGCTCTATTCGCAGCGCATTCTGGCGCTCGCCGCCGATATGCCGGGCACCGATCCGCTGCCCGAGCCCGACGTGACCATGCGCAAGCGCGCGCCGCTTTGCGGCTCCACAGTCGAAGTCGCGCTGACCTGCGCAGACGGCCGCGTGACCGGCTATAGCCAGACCGTACATGCCTGCGCGCTGGGTCAGGCTTCTGCTGCGATCTTCGGGGCCCAGGTCGTGGGCCGCACGCGCGATGAGATCGCGAAGCTGCGCGATCAGCTGGCCGAGATGCTCAAGGGCGGCCCTGTCCCCGATGCGCCCTTCGGCGATTATGAAGTGCTGCAAGCCGCGCGCGACTACCCCAACCGGCATGGCTCGATCCTGCTCGCCCCCGAGGCGACGCTCGAAGCGCTCGAGCAGTGCTGA